Proteins from a genomic interval of Paenibacillus lentus:
- a CDS encoding non-ribosomal peptide synthetase — MVTNELVVTNGEHELTHPQQRIWMMEATYPGTSIGNLNAALKFEYRLEVTVLEKAVQALIASYDIFQLRLHVRDSGEVYQSFVQQPELKPVEIVQFSQETEQSVIDAWIREQGKIPFQLIDSELYYFCIIIKGEGETWLYMKSHHIIQDGFSLSKCGLEVYRLYQQLLHGKSPQIPLPYSYQAYIEEEKKYIQSGRFVKDRKYWLEKFQTIPDSSTIKPNLAPAINTHAARFSYYLPKPLSEQINYYCQEHHVSPSSLLLTVLSILLFKLTSNQDIVVGTNYLNRTTFNDKNALGMFVSTTPLRITLDPEMTFERLVSQAGQEQMSALRHHKYPYDLLLSEIRKNHPQVNRLFQLSMDYLDMGQAKEADAQLGNSEDYGCEDLTLDAVFHLHHMLGNLLLKIDYRICLFTEEEIRQICARLMLIMEQGMKSPGQTLKDFDIVTKEEKHKLLMDFNNTSFPVRDITVHQWFEEQANRFPDRTAVSFQGQSMTYRQLNERANQLAHTLRNKGVKAGQPVGILADRSMEMITGLIAILKAGGAYVPFDPEYPQERMNYMIGDSGLKLMLLQKHLSAKAVGVEHQVVLDEEQSYCEDRSNLPHVNQPGDLMYMMYTSGTTGAPKGVLITHRNVTSLIQGAAQFQITEQDRVLQLSSYAFDGSTFDIYNALLRGAALILVPKETMGEIAQITALIKNEQITVSFMTTALFNLFIDCDLSSLKNMKAIFFGGEQASVSHVRKALDMLGAGRLYHIYGPTECTVYASYWKINSIDPEAATLPIGSPISNTKMYIVNGDRQLQPIGVPGELCIGGAGLSRGYLNQDDLTNKVFINHPFLAGELIYRTGDLAKWLPDGTIEYVGRMDHQVKIRGFRIELGEIDVQLAKVPSIKQSVVVVREDEAGEKQLCGYYVSDRTFGAGELRDILLQSLPRFMIPTRFVQLHEMPLTPNGKIDRKALPEPSERSHYTGTEYAEPQTELEQKLITVWSDVIESVNIGIDDDFVELGGHSLLALKLEVELQKHFDIDHFDLHECNTIRKLAVFIEEKQAAAVGGGGRQ; from the coding sequence ATGGTTACAAATGAACTGGTCGTTACCAACGGGGAGCATGAATTAACACATCCGCAGCAAAGAATCTGGATGATGGAAGCAACCTATCCAGGTACCTCGATTGGAAATTTGAATGCGGCGTTGAAGTTTGAATACAGGCTGGAGGTAACCGTGCTGGAGAAGGCTGTTCAAGCGTTGATTGCATCTTATGATATTTTTCAGCTGCGCCTGCATGTGAGAGATTCGGGGGAAGTATACCAGTCGTTTGTGCAGCAGCCTGAGTTAAAACCTGTTGAAATCGTTCAATTCAGCCAGGAGACGGAGCAATCCGTCATTGACGCGTGGATTCGGGAACAAGGAAAAATACCATTTCAGCTCATTGATTCCGAATTGTATTATTTTTGCATCATTATAAAAGGCGAGGGCGAAACATGGCTATACATGAAATCCCATCATATCATTCAGGACGGATTCTCCCTGAGTAAATGCGGACTGGAAGTTTACAGGCTATATCAACAACTGCTTCATGGGAAATCTCCTCAAATCCCTCTGCCATATTCTTACCAAGCCTATATAGAAGAAGAAAAAAAGTATATTCAATCCGGCAGATTCGTGAAAGACCGGAAATATTGGCTGGAAAAGTTTCAAACTATTCCGGATTCATCTACGATTAAGCCGAACCTGGCCCCTGCCATAAATACACATGCTGCAAGGTTTTCGTATTATCTGCCAAAGCCGCTGTCGGAGCAAATCAATTACTATTGCCAAGAGCATCATGTGAGCCCTTCGAGCTTGCTTCTAACCGTCCTCTCTATACTTCTGTTCAAATTAACATCCAACCAAGATATCGTCGTCGGTACCAATTATTTGAATCGGACAACTTTCAATGATAAAAATGCACTCGGCATGTTTGTCAGCACTACGCCATTAAGAATAACGCTTGACCCGGAGATGACTTTCGAGCGACTTGTTTCCCAGGCGGGTCAGGAACAGATGTCTGCGCTGCGGCATCATAAGTATCCATATGATCTTTTGCTGTCTGAGATCAGGAAGAATCATCCTCAAGTGAATCGTTTATTTCAGCTTAGCATGGATTATTTGGATATGGGGCAGGCGAAAGAAGCTGACGCGCAATTGGGGAATAGTGAAGATTATGGCTGCGAGGATCTGACTTTGGACGCTGTATTTCATTTGCATCACATGCTCGGCAATCTGCTGCTCAAAATAGATTACAGAATCTGCCTATTTACGGAGGAGGAAATACGGCAAATTTGCGCTCGGCTGATGTTGATCATGGAGCAGGGAATGAAATCTCCGGGGCAAACGCTTAAGGATTTTGACATCGTTACGAAGGAAGAGAAGCACAAGCTTCTGATGGATTTCAACAACACTTCGTTTCCCGTCAGAGATATCACGGTTCATCAGTGGTTCGAGGAGCAGGCAAACCGGTTCCCGGATCGAACTGCGGTGTCATTTCAAGGCCAGTCGATGACTTACCGCCAATTAAATGAACGGGCGAATCAACTGGCGCACACCTTGCGAAACAAAGGGGTCAAGGCGGGGCAGCCTGTAGGTATTCTGGCGGATCGATCCATGGAGATGATTACAGGTCTTATCGCGATCCTCAAAGCCGGAGGCGCCTATGTTCCATTCGACCCGGAATATCCGCAGGAGCGGATGAATTACATGATCGGTGATTCCGGATTAAAGCTGATGCTGCTGCAAAAGCATCTTTCAGCCAAGGCTGTGGGTGTGGAGCATCAAGTTGTGTTGGACGAGGAACAATCCTATTGTGAAGACAGATCCAATTTGCCGCATGTGAATCAACCGGGAGATCTAATGTACATGATGTACACTTCGGGGACAACAGGCGCTCCAAAAGGGGTACTTATCACGCATCGCAATGTAACCAGTCTGATCCAGGGTGCAGCCCAGTTTCAAATCACAGAACAGGACCGTGTTCTTCAATTGTCCAGCTATGCGTTCGATGGATCCACATTTGATATCTACAACGCTTTGCTGCGTGGGGCGGCACTCATCCTCGTTCCGAAGGAAACGATGGGGGAAATTGCCCAAATTACGGCTCTGATCAAAAATGAGCAAATCACTGTATCTTTCATGACGACAGCCTTGTTTAATTTATTCATAGATTGTGACTTATCGAGCTTGAAAAATATGAAGGCGATCTTTTTCGGAGGGGAACAGGCATCGGTATCCCATGTGAGAAAAGCGCTGGATATGTTAGGTGCAGGCCGCTTATATCATATCTATGGCCCGACCGAGTGTACGGTGTATGCATCGTACTGGAAAATCAACAGCATCGATCCAGAAGCGGCAACCCTGCCGATTGGCTCACCGATCAGCAATACCAAAATGTATATCGTCAATGGAGATCGTCAACTTCAGCCGATCGGTGTTCCAGGGGAGCTTTGTATCGGGGGAGCCGGCCTTTCCCGGGGGTATTTGAATCAAGATGATCTGACGAACAAGGTATTTATAAATCATCCTTTTCTGGCGGGAGAACTCATATACAGAACAGGGGATCTCGCAAAATGGCTGCCTGATGGAACGATTGAGTATGTCGGGCGCATGGATCATCAGGTTAAAATACGCGGTTTCCGTATTGAGCTGGGTGAAATCGACGTTCAGCTGGCTAAGGTTCCTTCCATCAAGCAAAGTGTTGTTGTCGTACGGGAGGACGAAGCCGGCGAGAAGCAGCTTTGTGGATACTACGTGTCAGACAGGACATTTGGGGCTGGCGAACTGCGGGATATTTTGTTACAGTCTCTGCCTAGGTTTATGATCCCAACGCGGTTCGTTCAACTTCATGAAATGCCTTTAACCCCCAACGGAAAAATAGACCGTAAAGCCCTGCCCGAACCGAGCGAGAGATCTCACTATACAGGGACGGAGTACGCTGAGCCGCAAACGGAGCTGGAGCAGAAGCTGATCACCGTCTGGTCGGATGTGATTGAAAGCGTCAATATCGGTATCGATGACGATTTTGTGGAGCTTGGCGGGCATTCGTTACTTGCGCTTAAGCTTGAGGTAGAACTGCAGAAACATTTTGACATCGACCATTTCGATCTCCATGAATGCAATACGATCCGTAAGCTGGCGGTGTTTATCGAAGAGAAGCAGGCCGCTGCTGTTGGTGGAGGGGGAAGACAATAA
- a CDS encoding MMPL family transporter has protein sequence MKSLLTSITDWVTTKRGMWITLVVWLILMIGLSTGPQLSNYKVTNFQSLPNDAPSIIANEKLEQYFPNDQGTPGILVFHNEDGEVNLSAVTEIMNAILSADVAGVDQIVDIAKLPPQATAAFMSEDKSTMIIPMTLDPAADSRQIGETIDAVTKIGNEAAQGFTDTQFRITGPAGIAGDTLKLFERADIVLLLATIGIILLLLIVIYRSPLLALIPLLATAIVYQVTNQVIALMGAGGLEINNSTTSIMSILLFAAVIDYSLFVFSRFREELNHYESKYDAMKHAMRATGMPVFLAGGTIFAAMLVLFFASFRDYQNFAPIFGTTMLIIMIASITLVPALFTLFGRKAFWPRVPKFGKTGEVKHGFWGPVAKFVVNKPGLSGGLVAMMMVVTSLNVFNLNYEFDMVKSFPKDLPSREGYEIVETRFNKGELAPTSILVESDQALSEEQIEALRARLLDENNVASVRLNSVSEDNAALKYSLTLDLNPYSVEAIDLLKDLRNRSDEMLVDAGVTGEIHFGGITPKLVDEREVNNRDIWLIVVLETVLILGLLYVLTKSIRMSTYMMATILVSFVSALGLGLFLVDVFFGYDAISTRVPVYSFIFLVALGIDYNIILVSRFLEERKSRKVKEALEIAIRNTGGVISSAGIILAATFAALMTMPIADLFVFGFIVAIGILMDTFLVRGILLPSVILFFEKDKVK, from the coding sequence ATGAAGTCACTATTGACATCAATTACAGATTGGGTTACGACAAAGAGAGGAATGTGGATAACGCTTGTGGTTTGGCTTATTCTCATGATTGGCTTAAGTACCGGACCCCAATTAAGCAACTATAAGGTGACGAATTTTCAATCGTTACCAAATGATGCGCCATCCATTATTGCGAATGAAAAGCTGGAGCAGTACTTCCCGAATGATCAAGGGACGCCTGGCATCCTCGTGTTTCATAATGAAGATGGTGAAGTGAATCTATCCGCAGTAACCGAAATTATGAATGCGATTCTATCGGCAGATGTGGCAGGCGTTGACCAAATCGTAGATATTGCCAAATTGCCGCCTCAAGCGACCGCTGCATTCATGTCTGAGGATAAATCTACGATGATTATTCCGATGACCCTAGACCCGGCTGCCGACAGCCGTCAGATTGGTGAAACGATCGATGCTGTCACAAAGATCGGAAACGAAGCCGCGCAAGGATTTACGGACACCCAATTTCGAATAACGGGTCCTGCAGGTATTGCCGGGGATACGTTAAAGCTATTTGAACGTGCGGACATCGTGTTGCTGCTGGCGACGATCGGGATTATTTTATTGCTTCTAATTGTGATTTACCGATCGCCTTTGTTGGCCCTTATTCCCTTATTGGCGACAGCGATTGTCTACCAAGTTACAAATCAGGTCATTGCCTTGATGGGCGCAGGCGGGTTAGAAATTAATAATTCGACAACCTCAATTATGAGTATCCTCCTGTTCGCGGCAGTTATTGATTACTCCTTGTTCGTCTTCTCGCGCTTCCGTGAGGAGTTGAATCATTATGAAAGCAAGTACGATGCCATGAAGCATGCCATGCGTGCTACAGGCATGCCGGTGTTCCTTGCAGGTGGTACAATATTTGCGGCGATGCTTGTTTTATTCTTCGCAAGCTTCCGGGATTACCAGAATTTCGCGCCTATTTTCGGTACTACCATGCTCATCATTATGATAGCATCGATCACGCTGGTGCCTGCCTTGTTTACACTGTTCGGGCGCAAAGCATTTTGGCCAAGAGTGCCTAAGTTCGGCAAAACTGGAGAAGTTAAACATGGTTTCTGGGGTCCAGTAGCTAAATTTGTAGTGAACAAGCCGGGATTATCGGGTGGACTGGTTGCGATGATGATGGTTGTGACCTCACTTAATGTGTTTAACTTGAATTATGAGTTCGACATGGTCAAATCCTTTCCGAAAGATTTACCTTCTCGTGAAGGATATGAGATTGTGGAAACTCGGTTTAATAAGGGGGAGCTAGCACCTACCTCGATCCTGGTTGAAAGCGATCAGGCCCTGTCTGAAGAGCAAATCGAGGCGCTTCGTGCGAGATTGCTTGACGAAAACAACGTTGCTTCGGTTAGGTTGAACAGTGTATCAGAGGATAATGCAGCACTAAAATACAGCTTAACGCTTGACCTTAATCCTTATTCGGTAGAAGCCATAGATCTGCTTAAAGATCTGCGCAATCGCAGTGATGAAATGTTAGTTGATGCAGGGGTAACCGGAGAGATCCATTTTGGCGGTATCACACCGAAACTGGTTGATGAGCGTGAGGTGAATAACCGCGATATATGGCTGATTGTTGTTCTTGAGACAGTACTCATTCTTGGCTTGCTTTACGTTTTGACCAAATCGATCCGAATGTCAACGTACATGATGGCCACCATTCTGGTTTCATTCGTATCTGCATTAGGACTTGGTCTCTTCCTTGTCGATGTCTTCTTTGGTTATGATGCGATAAGTACGCGTGTTCCTGTGTATTCCTTTATTTTCTTGGTCGCGCTGGGCATTGATTATAACATTATTCTGGTCTCCCGATTCTTAGAGGAACGTAAATCCCGCAAGGTGAAGGAAGCGTTAGAGATTGCCATTCGCAACACGGGCGGCGTCATCTCTTCGGCCGGTATCATATTAGCAGCCACGTTCGCAGCGCTAATGACCATGCCTATTGCCGATTTGTTCGTTTTCGGATTCATTGTAGCTATCGGTATTCTGATGGATACATTCTTAGTGCGTGGAATATTATTGCCATCTGTTATCTTATTCTTTGAGAAGGATAAGGTTAAGTAA
- a CDS encoding sensor histidine kinase — translation MKTLYRQFILITVLIMLLSTVVSFFLTNTYYHSATKELDSEKNIQIAQQITQYIESTPNIELGHYLETLGQVGYQLYVTSDSGYSQFIGNEFKVKNLPEAVKLSVFSGKIYNGMKSFPNQTFMSGRFANELENTVGVPFRYQGEHYGLFLRPHIDILVDELHIIFAIMIISMALISLLAMLVTAKQIIRPIAQLTEATKQISLEKYDHLLTVNRKDEIGQLAESFNQMTKQLQVNDQSRKEFISNVSHDFQSPLLNIQGYADLLKSQSTTEEERVMFSSIIEAEAKRLSILTKQLLLLTSLDQSNYRLQRSNFSLDQQLKSLSQKYLWRIEEMGIELYYKTTPVHFYGDKSLLETVWDNLLTNALKYNKPHGSIRIEVEDFNHYVTIQFKDTGIGIQESELHHLFERFYRADTSRSKEGTGLGLTIVNQIVELHGGSIHVSSKIGEGTCITITLPKKDSHLSILH, via the coding sequence GTGAAAACCCTGTATCGGCAATTTATCCTCATCACGGTTCTCATTATGTTACTCAGTACAGTCGTCTCTTTCTTTTTGACGAATACGTATTATCATTCGGCCACGAAAGAATTGGATAGTGAGAAAAATATTCAAATAGCGCAGCAAATTACACAGTATATTGAATCTACTCCAAATATAGAATTGGGTCATTATTTAGAGACGCTTGGTCAGGTGGGGTATCAGTTATATGTGACTAGCGATTCGGGGTATTCTCAATTTATTGGGAACGAGTTTAAAGTGAAGAATTTACCAGAAGCTGTGAAGTTATCTGTATTTAGCGGGAAGATTTATAATGGAATGAAAAGCTTTCCGAACCAGACCTTCATGAGTGGAAGGTTTGCCAACGAACTGGAAAATACAGTAGGCGTGCCATTTCGCTATCAAGGTGAACATTATGGATTATTTTTACGGCCGCATATTGATATTCTCGTTGATGAACTTCACATTATTTTCGCGATAATGATTATATCCATGGCATTGATTAGTCTTCTAGCGATGCTTGTTACTGCTAAACAGATTATTCGGCCGATCGCGCAGCTTACGGAAGCAACCAAACAGATTTCACTGGAGAAGTATGATCATTTGCTAACGGTTAATCGGAAAGACGAGATTGGACAGCTTGCCGAAAGCTTCAATCAGATGACCAAGCAACTGCAGGTGAATGATCAGTCCAGGAAAGAGTTCATTAGCAATGTGTCGCATGATTTTCAATCGCCGCTTCTTAATATCCAGGGCTATGCGGATCTATTGAAATCCCAGTCCACAACCGAGGAAGAAAGAGTAATGTTCTCATCCATTATCGAGGCGGAAGCGAAACGTCTGTCGATTTTGACGAAACAGCTATTGCTTCTTACCTCATTAGATCAGTCGAACTATAGATTGCAACGTTCAAACTTCTCGTTAGACCAACAGCTCAAAAGCTTGTCGCAAAAATATTTGTGGCGCATCGAGGAAATGGGCATCGAGCTTTATTATAAAACGACTCCTGTCCATTTCTACGGAGATAAAAGCCTATTGGAGACCGTATGGGATAATTTATTAACCAATGCTTTGAAGTACAATAAACCTCATGGTTCCATTCGAATTGAGGTGGAGGACTTCAATCATTATGTTACCATCCAGTTCAAGGACACCGGGATAGGTATACAGGAAAGTGAGCTCCACCATTTGTTCGAGCGTTTCTACCGAGCAGATACTTCCAGAAGCAAAGAAGGTACAGGACTTGGATTGACTATCGTCAACCAGATCGTCGAATTACATGGTGGAAGCATTCATGTTTCAAGTAAGATTGGGGAAGGAACCTGTATTACTATTACATTGCCTAAAAAGGATTCTCACCTGAGCATTTTGCATTAA
- a CDS encoding ABC transporter substrate-binding protein, which yields MKKWKLALIVATVFTLVIAGCSKDGNQGAPTNNGEQNQQGAKKDVSIKMFNFKVEIAEALNNLVDEYEKETGVKVEVETHGGGEDYGALLKAELASGSEPEIFNNGGYVGLIPYMDRATDLTDEAWAKDLIESSKNPTMVDGKLYGMPMNVEGYGIIYNKSLFEQAGITEEPKNLSQLKEAVEKLNAEGITPFMATNEWWSLGMHLVNVGLANQPDPQKFIEDVKAGNATFKDNEIFKQWLDLVDLIFNNAQKDKMTSDYASQIANFSAGKAAMMLQGNWTQADIDKIDPHLQLGVLPAPINDNEGSVLIGVPSNYIVNSKSDHPEEAKNFLNWLVTSETGKTFVSKEFKFIPALTNIEATENDIGQIAVAIQDKSPTALGWYWDLFPDGVSQGFGAAMQEYLGAQISGQQLLEKLDKSVEDIVKQ from the coding sequence ATGAAAAAATGGAAGCTTGCCCTCATTGTCGCAACCGTTTTCACTTTAGTCATTGCAGGTTGCAGCAAAGATGGGAATCAAGGCGCACCAACAAATAACGGGGAACAAAACCAACAGGGGGCCAAAAAAGACGTCAGCATTAAAATGTTTAACTTCAAGGTTGAAATTGCCGAAGCCCTCAATAATCTGGTCGATGAATATGAGAAAGAAACTGGTGTCAAAGTAGAAGTGGAAACCCATGGCGGCGGGGAAGACTACGGTGCATTATTAAAGGCCGAGTTAGCTTCAGGTTCTGAACCGGAGATCTTCAATAATGGCGGATATGTCGGATTGATCCCCTATATGGATCGTGCGACAGATCTTACCGACGAGGCCTGGGCCAAAGATCTGATTGAATCCTCCAAGAATCCCACCATGGTAGACGGGAAGCTTTACGGCATGCCAATGAACGTGGAGGGATACGGTATTATTTATAATAAATCCTTGTTTGAGCAAGCTGGAATTACCGAAGAACCAAAGAACCTATCACAATTAAAAGAGGCCGTGGAAAAATTGAATGCCGAAGGTATTACACCGTTCATGGCAACGAATGAATGGTGGTCACTCGGCATGCATCTGGTGAATGTCGGGCTCGCCAATCAGCCCGATCCACAAAAGTTCATCGAAGACGTCAAGGCAGGAAACGCGACCTTCAAAGACAATGAAATCTTCAAACAATGGCTGGATCTAGTCGACTTGATATTTAACAATGCGCAAAAAGACAAAATGACGAGCGATTACGCCTCGCAAATCGCCAACTTCTCGGCAGGCAAAGCTGCGATGATGCTTCAGGGCAATTGGACGCAAGCCGACATCGATAAAATCGATCCCCATTTGCAGTTAGGAGTGCTTCCGGCTCCGATCAACGATAACGAAGGCAGTGTACTGATCGGGGTACCTAGCAACTATATTGTGAACAGCAAATCAGACCATCCTGAAGAGGCAAAAAACTTCCTAAACTGGCTGGTCACATCCGAAACCGGAAAAACTTTTGTAAGTAAAGAATTTAAATTTATTCCTGCCCTGACAAACATTGAAGCTACCGAAAATGATATCGGACAAATAGCCGTGGCTATCCAGGATAAATCACCTACTGCGCTCGGCTGGTATTGGGACCTGTTCCCAGACGGTGTATCGCAAGGCTTTGGAGCCGCGATGCAGGAATACTTGGGGGCCCAAATCTCCGGACAACAACTGCTGGAGAAGTTGGATAAGTCGGTTGAAGATATAGTGAAACAGTAA
- a CDS encoding carbohydrate ABC transporter permease, which produces MFSHNQTYRTRLLILEIAAILLGLLFLSPFYLVLTNSVKSLKEILIDAASFPQIFHWDNYSNVWSAINFPQAFSNSFLITVFSVVLIVLFSSMAAYQIVRKPTRFNMLVFLLLISAMIIPFQSIMLQLVRVTSLLELRGEFYGIVACYLGFGMPLSVFLFHGFIKTVPIELEEAAKVDGSNPYGVFFRIVFPLLMPIAVTVIILNTLWIWNDYLLPVLVIGGNKDLTTLPLAVTKFFGQYTKKWDLALAGLVMAITPIIIFFLSLQKYIVEGVTAGSVKG; this is translated from the coding sequence ATGTTTTCTCATAATCAAACATATCGTACGAGGCTATTGATTCTAGAAATCGCTGCTATATTACTCGGCTTGCTCTTTTTGTCTCCCTTTTACTTGGTTCTGACCAACTCGGTAAAATCGCTAAAGGAAATTCTGATCGACGCAGCCTCTTTTCCACAAATCTTCCATTGGGATAATTACTCAAACGTCTGGAGTGCCATAAACTTTCCTCAAGCATTCTCGAATTCATTTTTAATTACTGTATTTAGCGTAGTTCTCATCGTTCTGTTCAGTTCCATGGCTGCGTACCAAATCGTCCGCAAACCAACCCGTTTCAATATGCTGGTATTCCTGCTGCTGATTTCAGCCATGATCATACCGTTTCAGTCCATCATGCTGCAATTAGTCCGCGTCACAAGTTTGCTGGAATTGCGCGGGGAATTTTACGGCATTGTAGCTTGTTATCTCGGTTTTGGGATGCCGTTATCCGTTTTTCTGTTCCATGGATTTATCAAGACGGTTCCCATCGAACTGGAAGAGGCAGCTAAAGTGGATGGTTCGAATCCTTATGGTGTTTTTTTCCGAATCGTTTTTCCTCTACTGATGCCTATCGCTGTTACTGTCATTATTCTGAACACATTATGGATCTGGAATGATTATCTGCTGCCGGTACTCGTGATTGGGGGCAATAAAGATCTAACAACATTACCCCTAGCTGTCACGAAGTTCTTTGGTCAGTATACGAAAAAATGGGATCTTGCACTCGCTGGTCTTGTCATGGCAATTACACCAATAATCATCTTCTTTCTTTCACTTCAAAAATATATCGTCGAAGGTGTAACAGCAGGTTCTGTAAAAGGTTAG
- a CDS encoding transposase, translated as MYILQESLFSFEELQKLEFKERLPIFFSALDLRPYAKELRSHSPRGADGHCRQGILRALLAAPLENMDTFSGLHRRLDMDLRFRYQCGLRLDRKAPSIATLSRVFTELTNKGLAKRLFEDLVTRCKQEGIIDGSHVAMDSAAIHAYEKKQPKRKSELTGNANWGAKFDSFGNKVKWFGYKLHLAVDTASELPLALSVTPAHVNDGDLAPALMEQVAADAKVKFFVFDAGYDQLKNYEAARKLKAQAIIPMNLRNEKEPPAGITSNGTPCCSMGFAMTYWGVDGDHLKFRCPHATGKVDCPLGMAACSSSNYGMVLKVDTKSDLRRYSSPHRNTKRWQELYKERTSVERCNSRMKTYLTADAMHVWGIEKVITHQYLNAIVLLASALAMAQKYRKVAA; from the coding sequence ATGTATATTCTACAAGAAAGTCTATTTTCCTTTGAAGAACTTCAAAAACTTGAATTTAAAGAACGTTTGCCTATCTTCTTCAGCGCCCTGGACTTACGGCCATATGCTAAAGAATTGAGAAGTCATTCACCCCGAGGTGCCGATGGGCACTGCCGACAAGGGATTCTTCGCGCATTGCTTGCAGCGCCGCTGGAGAACATGGATACATTTAGCGGCTTGCATCGTCGTCTGGATATGGATCTTCGTTTCCGTTACCAATGCGGACTCAGGCTTGATCGAAAAGCTCCATCAATCGCCACATTAAGCCGCGTTTTCACTGAGCTAACGAATAAGGGATTGGCAAAACGTCTGTTTGAGGATCTCGTCACACGCTGTAAGCAGGAAGGAATCATCGATGGAAGTCACGTGGCGATGGACAGCGCAGCGATCCATGCCTACGAGAAGAAACAGCCGAAGCGCAAAAGTGAGCTGACGGGGAATGCCAACTGGGGCGCGAAGTTTGACTCCTTTGGTAACAAGGTCAAGTGGTTCGGCTATAAGCTTCATCTTGCTGTCGACACCGCTAGCGAACTGCCCCTGGCCCTCTCGGTTACACCGGCTCATGTCAATGACGGTGATCTGGCACCCGCTCTTATGGAACAAGTGGCTGCCGATGCGAAAGTGAAGTTCTTTGTGTTTGATGCTGGGTATGACCAACTTAAAAACTATGAAGCGGCACGGAAGCTCAAAGCGCAAGCGATTATCCCGATGAATCTTCGCAATGAGAAGGAACCGCCTGCAGGTATAACATCTAACGGTACACCTTGCTGCTCCATGGGTTTTGCCATGACATACTGGGGAGTAGATGGCGATCACCTGAAATTCCGGTGTCCCCATGCGACCGGCAAGGTGGATTGTCCGCTGGGGATGGCAGCCTGTTCATCTTCCAACTATGGAATGGTGCTCAAGGTTGATACAAAAAGCGATTTGCGCCGTTATTCAAGTCCGCACCGGAACACGAAACGTTGGCAAGAACTTTACAAAGAAAGAACGAGTGTAGAACGCTGCAACTCCCGAATGAAAACCTATTTGACCGCAGACGCCATGCATGTTTGGGGCATAGAGAAAGTCATAACTCACCAATATTTAAATGCAATTGTATTGCTGGCTTCTGCCCTGGCAATGGCTCAGAAATACAGAAAAGTCGCTGCTTAA
- a CDS encoding response regulator transcription factor, with the protein MKIIVVDDDKNILQLVSIHLTREGYQVLNANNASEALDMLENELPDLAVVDVMMPGMDGIELTEILSKDYGIPVLLLTAKGELEDKTKGFLAGSEDYVVKPFEPKELLFRIAVILRRFEKEYQSVIQVGNLTISRQTYEVSTGERTLVMPLKEFELLALLASRPNHIMERSMIMEKIWGHDYEGDDYTLNTHIKRLRERLTQLGANVEISTTRGVGYRLEVQHS; encoded by the coding sequence ATGAAGATCATTGTAGTTGATGACGATAAGAACATTTTACAGCTTGTTAGCATTCATCTCACACGTGAAGGATATCAAGTGTTAAACGCAAATAACGCGTCAGAAGCCTTGGATATGCTGGAGAATGAACTACCTGACCTCGCGGTGGTTGACGTGATGATGCCCGGAATGGACGGAATTGAATTAACGGAAATCTTAAGCAAAGACTACGGCATTCCAGTTCTGCTCCTAACCGCGAAAGGCGAACTGGAAGACAAGACTAAAGGATTCTTGGCAGGATCAGAAGATTACGTTGTGAAGCCATTCGAGCCGAAGGAGCTGTTATTCCGTATCGCTGTTATTCTAAGGAGATTTGAGAAGGAGTATCAGTCGGTTATTCAGGTAGGCAATCTGACCATAAGTCGTCAAACCTATGAAGTCTCGACAGGTGAGCGTACTCTTGTAATGCCGTTGAAAGAATTCGAGCTGTTAGCCTTGCTGGCTAGCCGTCCGAATCACATCATGGAACGCAGCATGATCATGGAAAAAATTTGGGGACATGATTATGAGGGAGATGATTATACCTTGAATACCCATATAAAGCGACTTCGCGAGCGTTTAACTCAGTTGGGTGCAAATGTTGAAATTAGCACGACTCGCGGAGTTGGCTATCGATTAGAGGTTCAGCATTCGTGA